gcttttacagtaaaagaaagaatacacaaatcatttaaaaacattGTTCCAAAGTCGTAATTTGTTTCCAATAGACTTCTTCTTGGAGATGACAgaattatgtaaataaaaatgaGTTTTCTCCCCATTTTTACGCACTCATTAAAGTCAGTGAAATATGCTAATCAACACACTAACTACTCTTGGAATGCATGTTATTGGTTACCAGGTAATACACTCCTATAATGTTTAACTTCTTCCTCAGCTATTATTCTTTATTAGGCATTCAGGAGGTGTCAAAGCAAATCTGTAATCTATCTACCAGGAAAGGGTGGTTTTCAGAAGAATCCCCAACAAAGATCTCGACAGAATAGCTAGGGTAGACATTGAAATGGAAAGCATGACATTTCAGCTGTTGGGCTTTTCCTTAAGTCTTCTCGGCTTAGGTGGAACAATCACTGCAACCATCCTACCCCACTGGTGGAACAGCGCTCATGTGGGAACCAATATCATCACAGCCGTGGCATACGTGAAGGGTCTctggatggaatgtgtttggcacAGCACTGGGATCTCCCAGTGTCAGCTCCACCGCTCACTGCTTGCTTTGCCTCGTGACCTTCAAGCAGCCCGGGCCATGATGGTGATATCTTGCATTCTTTCAACTCTGGCATGTGTGATTGCTGTTATTGGCATGAAATGCACCCAATGCGCCAAAGGGTCCCCTGCCAAAAACATCTTTGCTGTTCTGGGTGGCATCCTTTTCATACTGGCTGGAATTGTGTGTCTCA
The Candoia aspera isolate rCanAsp1 chromosome 5, rCanAsp1.hap2, whole genome shotgun sequence genome window above contains:
- the CLDN14 gene encoding claudin-14, with product MESMTFQLLGFSLSLLGLGGTITATILPHWWNSAHVGTNIITAVAYVKGLWMECVWHSTGISQCQLHRSLLALPRDLQAARAMMVISCILSTLACVIAVIGMKCTQCAKGSPAKNIFAVLGGILFILAGIVCLIPVSWTTNEVVTDFYNPTLPNGMKYEIGHALYLGFVCASLSIIGGTILCASCQQVENDIDYQQQPRSTRLAPSYRPPMAYKSNHSPSLTSASYNGYRLNDYI